From Nyctibius grandis isolate bNycGra1 chromosome 27, bNycGra1.pri, whole genome shotgun sequence, one genomic window encodes:
- the RBBP5 gene encoding retinoblastoma-binding protein 5 isoform X2, whose amino-acid sequence MNLELLESFGQNYPEEADGTLDCISMALTCTFNRWGTLLAVGCNDGRIVIWDFLTRGIAKIISAHIHPVCSLCWSRDGHKLVSASTDNIVSQWDVLSGDCDQRFRFPSPILKVQYHPRDQNRVLVCPMKSAPVMLTLSDSKHVVLPVDDDSDLNVVASFDRRGEYIYTGNAKGKILVLKTDTQDLVASFRVTTGTSNTTAIKSIEFARKGSCFLINTADRIIRVYDGREILTCGRDGEPEPMQKLQDLVNRTPWKKCCFSGDGEYIVAGSARQHALYIWEKSIGNLVKILHGTRGELLLDVAWHPVRPIIASISSGVVSIWAQNQVENWSAFAPDFKELDENVEYEERESEFDIEDEDKSEPEQTGADAAEDEEVDVTSVDPIAAFCSSDEELEDSKALLYLPIAPEVEDPEENPYGPPPDAVQSSLADEGIGSEKKRQSSSDGPQAPKKKPKTTNIELQGVPNDEVHPLLGVKGDGKSKKKQAGRPKGSKGKDKDSPFKPKLYKGDRGALPLEGAAKGKVQAELGQPLTGGAISELL is encoded by the exons ATGAACCTGGAGCTGCTCG AGTCGTTCGGCCAGAACTACCCCGAG GAGGCCGATGGCACGCTGGACTGCATCAGCATGGCCCTGACCTGCACCTTCAACCGGTGGGGCACGCTGCTCGCCGTGGGCTGCAACGACGGGCGCATCGTCATCTGGGACTTCCTGACCAGGGGCATCGCCAAAATCATCAGCGCTCACATTCACCCCGTCTGCTCGTTATG CTGGAGTCGAGATGGTCACAAACTGGTGAGTGCTTCGACCGATAACATTGTGTCGCAGTGGGATGTGCTCTCTGGAGACTGCGACCAGAGGTTTCGATTTCCTTCACCTATCTTGAAAGTTCAGTACCATCCTCGAGACCA aaacAGAGTTTTGGTTTGTCCTATGAAGTCGGCGCCGGTGATGCTAACGCTGTCAGACTCCAAACATGTTGTCCTACCTGTGGATGATGATTCTGATCTCAATGTTGTGGCCTCCTTTGACAGGCGAGGGGAATACATTTATACGGGCAATGCCAAGGGGAAG ATCTTGGTCTTAAAAACAGACACTCAGGATCTTGTAGCTTCCTTCAGAGTGACAACTGGAACCAGCAACACCACAGCTATTAAATCGATTGAATTTGCTCGGAAAGGAAG ctgctttttaataaacacaGCTGACCGGATAATCAGGGTGTACGATGGCCGTGAAATTCTAACTTGTGGACGAGATGGGGAGCCTGAACCCATGCAGAAGCTGCAGGATTTAGTAAACAG GACACCGTGGAAGAAGTGCTGTTTCTCTGGTGACGGTGAATACATAGTGGCAGGTTCAGCCCGACAGCACGCGCTGTACATTTGGGAGAAGAGTATTGGAAACCTAGTGAAGATCCTCCACGGGACCAGAGGAGAGCTGCTCTTGGATGTGGCA TGGCATCCTGTCCGACCCATCATAGCTTCTATTTCGAGTGGTGTCGTGTCCATATGGGCTCAGAATCAAGTG GAAAACTGGAGTGCCTTTGCACCTGACTTCAAAGAGCTGGATGAAAATGTGGAATATGAAGAGAGAGAGTCAGAGTTTGACATCGAAGATGAAGATAAGAGTGAACCAGAACAGACAG GTGCTGATGctgcagaagatgaagaagtGGATGTAACTAGTGTGGATCCCATTGCTGCCTTCTGTAGCAG cgATGAAGAACTGGAGGACTCCAAGGCTCTGCTTTACTTACCCATTGCTCCTGAAGTTGAAGATCCAGAAGAAAACCCCTATGGACCTCCACCAGATGCGGTTCAGAGTTCTTTAGCTGATGAGGGAATAGGTTCTGAGAAGAAGAGGCAGTCCTCCTCTGATGGACCTCAGGCACCAAAGAAGAAGCCCAAAACCACCAACATTGAACTACAAGGAGTACCTAATGATG AAGTCCATCCGCTGCTGGGTGTGAAGGGAGATGGTAAATCCAAGAAGAAGCAAGCAGGCAGGCCTAAAGGATCAAAAGGTAAAGACAAAGATTCTCCATTTAAACCGAAACTCTACAAAGGGGACAGAGGTGCTTTACCTCTGGAAGGAGCAGCGAAGGGTAAAGTGCAGGCGGAGCTGGGACAGCCTTTGACAG GTGGTGCAATCTCAGAATTGCTATGA
- the RBBP5 gene encoding retinoblastoma-binding protein 5 isoform X3 → MALTCTFNRWGTLLAVGCNDGRIVIWDFLTRGIAKIISAHIHPVCSLCWSRDGHKLVSASTDNIVSQWDVLSGDCDQRFRFPSPILKVQYHPRDQNRVLVCPMKSAPVMLTLSDSKHVVLPVDDDSDLNVVASFDRRGEYIYTGNAKGKILVLKTDTQDLVASFRVTTGTSNTTAIKSIEFARKGSCFLINTADRIIRVYDGREILTCGRDGEPEPMQKLQDLVNRTPWKKCCFSGDGEYIVAGSARQHALYIWEKSIGNLVKILHGTRGELLLDVAWHPVRPIIASISSGVVSIWAQNQVENWSAFAPDFKELDENVEYEERESEFDIEDEDKSEPEQTGADAAEDEEVDVTSVDPIAAFCSSDEELEDSKALLYLPIAPEVEDPEENPYGPPPDAVQSSLADEGIGSEKKRQSSSDGPQAPKKKPKTTNIELQGVPNDEVHPLLGVKGDGKSKKKQAGRPKGSKGKDKDSPFKPKLYKGDRGALPLEGAAKGKVQAELGQPLTAGGAISELL, encoded by the exons ATGGCCCTGACCTGCACCTTCAACCGGTGGGGCACGCTGCTCGCCGTGGGCTGCAACGACGGGCGCATCGTCATCTGGGACTTCCTGACCAGGGGCATCGCCAAAATCATCAGCGCTCACATTCACCCCGTCTGCTCGTTATG CTGGAGTCGAGATGGTCACAAACTGGTGAGTGCTTCGACCGATAACATTGTGTCGCAGTGGGATGTGCTCTCTGGAGACTGCGACCAGAGGTTTCGATTTCCTTCACCTATCTTGAAAGTTCAGTACCATCCTCGAGACCA aaacAGAGTTTTGGTTTGTCCTATGAAGTCGGCGCCGGTGATGCTAACGCTGTCAGACTCCAAACATGTTGTCCTACCTGTGGATGATGATTCTGATCTCAATGTTGTGGCCTCCTTTGACAGGCGAGGGGAATACATTTATACGGGCAATGCCAAGGGGAAG ATCTTGGTCTTAAAAACAGACACTCAGGATCTTGTAGCTTCCTTCAGAGTGACAACTGGAACCAGCAACACCACAGCTATTAAATCGATTGAATTTGCTCGGAAAGGAAG ctgctttttaataaacacaGCTGACCGGATAATCAGGGTGTACGATGGCCGTGAAATTCTAACTTGTGGACGAGATGGGGAGCCTGAACCCATGCAGAAGCTGCAGGATTTAGTAAACAG GACACCGTGGAAGAAGTGCTGTTTCTCTGGTGACGGTGAATACATAGTGGCAGGTTCAGCCCGACAGCACGCGCTGTACATTTGGGAGAAGAGTATTGGAAACCTAGTGAAGATCCTCCACGGGACCAGAGGAGAGCTGCTCTTGGATGTGGCA TGGCATCCTGTCCGACCCATCATAGCTTCTATTTCGAGTGGTGTCGTGTCCATATGGGCTCAGAATCAAGTG GAAAACTGGAGTGCCTTTGCACCTGACTTCAAAGAGCTGGATGAAAATGTGGAATATGAAGAGAGAGAGTCAGAGTTTGACATCGAAGATGAAGATAAGAGTGAACCAGAACAGACAG GTGCTGATGctgcagaagatgaagaagtGGATGTAACTAGTGTGGATCCCATTGCTGCCTTCTGTAGCAG cgATGAAGAACTGGAGGACTCCAAGGCTCTGCTTTACTTACCCATTGCTCCTGAAGTTGAAGATCCAGAAGAAAACCCCTATGGACCTCCACCAGATGCGGTTCAGAGTTCTTTAGCTGATGAGGGAATAGGTTCTGAGAAGAAGAGGCAGTCCTCCTCTGATGGACCTCAGGCACCAAAGAAGAAGCCCAAAACCACCAACATTGAACTACAAGGAGTACCTAATGATG AAGTCCATCCGCTGCTGGGTGTGAAGGGAGATGGTAAATCCAAGAAGAAGCAAGCAGGCAGGCCTAAAGGATCAAAAGGTAAAGACAAAGATTCTCCATTTAAACCGAAACTCTACAAAGGGGACAGAGGTGCTTTACCTCTGGAAGGAGCAGCGAAGGGTAAAGTGCAGGCGGAGCTGGGACAGCCTTTGACAG CAGGTGGTGCAATCTCAGAATTGCTATGA
- the TMEM81 gene encoding transmembrane protein 81, with protein MKTVENSHILGILSCAFCLPLVVSSEKLTIPEELKSVVAKIAVNTTSCSATCGLGFKLEELCVITPTKEKRNCTLHRTACLTNWLCGLLHFTVPVGKPFQLSCLTVEADGFGRQAFSYMWRLAQGLITTNDLLFKPFKTPNSVIRFSPTRESDAGTYRCDVQMLKTFRVVKRVYFGVRVIRNDLVDLNFQKSLTWEQKLAANGEGGAENTTHEELQEQQHFWQGQLFHECLIGAGSGVIGGVLATVALYFWQILRKNCREKN; from the coding sequence ATGAAGACCGTGGAGAACAGCCACATCCTTGGGATATTATCTTGTGCTTTCTGTCTGCCGTTGGTAGTTTCCTCTGAAAAACTCACCATCCCAGAAGAGCTGAAGTCAGTTGTCGCGAAAATTGCGGTCAACACCACATCCTGCAGCGCGACCTGTGGGCTGGGCTTCAAACTGGAGGAGCTGTGCGTGATCACTCCCACCAAAGAGAAGAGGAATTGTACCTTGCACAGGACTGCCTGCCTCACCAACTGGCTTTGTGGCTTACTCCACTTCACTGTCCCTGTGGGCAAACCCTTCCAGTTGAGCTGCCTGACCGTGGAGGCAGATGGCTTTGGTAGGCAAGCCTTTAGCTATATGTGGAGGCTTGCCCAAGGCCTTATCACCACTAATGACTTACTATTCAAACCTTTCAAAACCCCCAATTCTGTCATCAGATTTTCCCCTACCAGGGAGTCTGATGCAGGGACTTACCGATGTGATGTGCAGATGTTGAAGACATTCAGAGTCGTCAAGAGGGTCTACTTTGGGGTCAGAGTGATCCGAAATGACTTAGTGGATCTGAACTTTCAAAAATCCTTGACTTGGGAACAGAAGTTAGCAGCAAACGGGGAAGGAGGCGCAGAAAACACCACCCATGAAGAactgcaagagcagcagcactttTGGCAAGGGCAATTGTTTCATGAATGCTTGATAGGAGCTGGAAGTGGAGTGATAGGGGGGGTCTTGGCAACCGTGGCACTCTACTTCTGGCAGATTTTGAGAaagaactgcagagaaaagaacTGA
- the RBBP5 gene encoding retinoblastoma-binding protein 5 isoform X1 — MNLELLESFGQNYPEEADGTLDCISMALTCTFNRWGTLLAVGCNDGRIVIWDFLTRGIAKIISAHIHPVCSLCWSRDGHKLVSASTDNIVSQWDVLSGDCDQRFRFPSPILKVQYHPRDQNRVLVCPMKSAPVMLTLSDSKHVVLPVDDDSDLNVVASFDRRGEYIYTGNAKGKILVLKTDTQDLVASFRVTTGTSNTTAIKSIEFARKGSCFLINTADRIIRVYDGREILTCGRDGEPEPMQKLQDLVNRTPWKKCCFSGDGEYIVAGSARQHALYIWEKSIGNLVKILHGTRGELLLDVAWHPVRPIIASISSGVVSIWAQNQVENWSAFAPDFKELDENVEYEERESEFDIEDEDKSEPEQTGADAAEDEEVDVTSVDPIAAFCSSDEELEDSKALLYLPIAPEVEDPEENPYGPPPDAVQSSLADEGIGSEKKRQSSSDGPQAPKKKPKTTNIELQGVPNDEVHPLLGVKGDGKSKKKQAGRPKGSKGKDKDSPFKPKLYKGDRGALPLEGAAKGKVQAELGQPLTAGGAISELL; from the exons ATGAACCTGGAGCTGCTCG AGTCGTTCGGCCAGAACTACCCCGAG GAGGCCGATGGCACGCTGGACTGCATCAGCATGGCCCTGACCTGCACCTTCAACCGGTGGGGCACGCTGCTCGCCGTGGGCTGCAACGACGGGCGCATCGTCATCTGGGACTTCCTGACCAGGGGCATCGCCAAAATCATCAGCGCTCACATTCACCCCGTCTGCTCGTTATG CTGGAGTCGAGATGGTCACAAACTGGTGAGTGCTTCGACCGATAACATTGTGTCGCAGTGGGATGTGCTCTCTGGAGACTGCGACCAGAGGTTTCGATTTCCTTCACCTATCTTGAAAGTTCAGTACCATCCTCGAGACCA aaacAGAGTTTTGGTTTGTCCTATGAAGTCGGCGCCGGTGATGCTAACGCTGTCAGACTCCAAACATGTTGTCCTACCTGTGGATGATGATTCTGATCTCAATGTTGTGGCCTCCTTTGACAGGCGAGGGGAATACATTTATACGGGCAATGCCAAGGGGAAG ATCTTGGTCTTAAAAACAGACACTCAGGATCTTGTAGCTTCCTTCAGAGTGACAACTGGAACCAGCAACACCACAGCTATTAAATCGATTGAATTTGCTCGGAAAGGAAG ctgctttttaataaacacaGCTGACCGGATAATCAGGGTGTACGATGGCCGTGAAATTCTAACTTGTGGACGAGATGGGGAGCCTGAACCCATGCAGAAGCTGCAGGATTTAGTAAACAG GACACCGTGGAAGAAGTGCTGTTTCTCTGGTGACGGTGAATACATAGTGGCAGGTTCAGCCCGACAGCACGCGCTGTACATTTGGGAGAAGAGTATTGGAAACCTAGTGAAGATCCTCCACGGGACCAGAGGAGAGCTGCTCTTGGATGTGGCA TGGCATCCTGTCCGACCCATCATAGCTTCTATTTCGAGTGGTGTCGTGTCCATATGGGCTCAGAATCAAGTG GAAAACTGGAGTGCCTTTGCACCTGACTTCAAAGAGCTGGATGAAAATGTGGAATATGAAGAGAGAGAGTCAGAGTTTGACATCGAAGATGAAGATAAGAGTGAACCAGAACAGACAG GTGCTGATGctgcagaagatgaagaagtGGATGTAACTAGTGTGGATCCCATTGCTGCCTTCTGTAGCAG cgATGAAGAACTGGAGGACTCCAAGGCTCTGCTTTACTTACCCATTGCTCCTGAAGTTGAAGATCCAGAAGAAAACCCCTATGGACCTCCACCAGATGCGGTTCAGAGTTCTTTAGCTGATGAGGGAATAGGTTCTGAGAAGAAGAGGCAGTCCTCCTCTGATGGACCTCAGGCACCAAAGAAGAAGCCCAAAACCACCAACATTGAACTACAAGGAGTACCTAATGATG AAGTCCATCCGCTGCTGGGTGTGAAGGGAGATGGTAAATCCAAGAAGAAGCAAGCAGGCAGGCCTAAAGGATCAAAAGGTAAAGACAAAGATTCTCCATTTAAACCGAAACTCTACAAAGGGGACAGAGGTGCTTTACCTCTGGAAGGAGCAGCGAAGGGTAAAGTGCAGGCGGAGCTGGGACAGCCTTTGACAG CAGGTGGTGCAATCTCAGAATTGCTATGA